In Streptomyces nodosus, one DNA window encodes the following:
- a CDS encoding AAA family ATPase — protein sequence MTGSTPSPQPLYQARPATATAEPPAGVRARERATVAAVVDGLGTSGPVLVTLSGRSGFGQSALVRLAADRARAAGLRVLRARVTPAESELPYTAVTQLLEPLDARPAERPATSQGPNRREPFPGLAGLLRAARERPTVLAVEEAHWLDRESLHWLQALLRRSAGTPLAVVCGGNDTAAADPGWQSALGSVPGPLAHHLTLAPLPPEEVAAEVARVCGPADDAFTAEARRISAGHPTVLHDLVQRFAALGHRPAADRVPALRAIGTEVLGDQLLYAVRGLGPEAGEVVRALAVCGDLLDLQVVRTLTRVRSFNENRLRAALARTVGIRTLPNGRLSVEPELRVRVLEEMTADDRTELHIRAAELAHRAGADDRAVAELLLAARPTGSAWATRTLRRDAEHAVREGEHARAAVLLARASEEEQDPAEHARLGLELAAVQLIIEPEAGDLRIERLIRTPGTPAAVRLYAADLGLTAGGSETVSRSLADALTVTSGTERDDLLALFWAADPTGQHHGDRALSLPTVPPLPQSPATPAQAAVRAWQLALYGESLHEVRSLAQVALAHDRGPDGPLVQPVLAACKALCLTDRLDDAEFALNRLLGALGGSRRRLAAPQILALRGELNVRRGRFAQAERDLEAAERGARELGRSAALLPHLYGIRTVVDVESGREESARERAATPLPAAAEDSEHWPRLLFARGVVALRRGDPRAARDQLQECGRRLLSRHHLNPALVPWRSLTALACHTMGEPAEARRLTEQELALARRWGAGSTVAWAKLSAVLTAGREDRLTGIRSAMGTVRSAPTGPEYARVLAEYAALEMTESGGDRRTAAVSLAELSALTVAHPDAPMAVRARALARAATGTVSVPGWDALSAAEQQSALLAGRGRSNRDIAALLQISSRAVELRLARVYRKLRLDGRRELRELVRAMEGH from the coding sequence ATGACGGGGTCGACCCCCTCTCCTCAACCGCTGTACCAGGCACGACCGGCCACGGCCACCGCGGAGCCGCCCGCCGGTGTCCGCGCGCGGGAACGGGCGACGGTGGCGGCCGTCGTCGACGGGCTCGGCACCTCGGGCCCGGTGCTCGTCACACTGTCGGGCAGAAGCGGGTTCGGCCAGTCCGCCCTGGTCCGGCTGGCCGCCGACCGGGCCCGTGCGGCGGGCCTGCGGGTGCTGCGCGCCCGGGTGACGCCGGCGGAGTCCGAGCTGCCGTACACGGCGGTCACCCAGCTGCTCGAACCGCTCGACGCCCGCCCGGCCGAACGCCCGGCGACATCGCAGGGGCCGAACCGGCGTGAGCCCTTTCCCGGGCTGGCCGGGCTGCTGCGCGCGGCACGCGAGCGTCCGACCGTGCTCGCCGTCGAGGAGGCGCACTGGCTCGACCGGGAGTCGCTGCACTGGCTCCAGGCACTGCTGCGCCGCAGCGCCGGGACGCCGCTCGCGGTGGTGTGCGGCGGCAACGACACCGCGGCGGCCGATCCCGGATGGCAGAGCGCCCTCGGCTCCGTCCCCGGCCCGCTCGCCCACCACCTCACCCTGGCACCACTGCCCCCGGAGGAGGTGGCCGCCGAGGTCGCCCGGGTCTGCGGGCCCGCGGACGACGCGTTCACGGCCGAGGCCCGCCGGATCAGCGCGGGGCATCCCACGGTGCTCCACGACCTGGTGCAGCGGTTCGCCGCGCTCGGGCACCGCCCGGCCGCCGACCGGGTGCCGGCCCTCCGGGCGATCGGCACCGAGGTGCTCGGCGACCAACTGCTGTACGCCGTACGGGGACTCGGCCCCGAGGCGGGCGAGGTGGTACGGGCCCTGGCGGTCTGCGGGGACCTCCTCGACCTCCAGGTGGTGCGCACCCTCACCCGCGTCCGCTCCTTCAACGAGAACCGGCTGCGAGCGGCCCTCGCCCGGACCGTCGGCATCCGCACCCTGCCCAACGGCCGCCTGAGCGTCGAACCGGAGCTGCGGGTGCGGGTCCTGGAGGAGATGACCGCCGACGACCGGACCGAACTGCACATCAGGGCCGCCGAACTCGCCCATCGCGCCGGAGCCGACGACCGTGCCGTGGCCGAGCTGTTGCTCGCCGCGCGCCCCACCGGGTCCGCCTGGGCGACCCGCACCCTGCGCCGCGACGCGGAGCACGCCGTGCGGGAGGGGGAGCACGCCCGCGCCGCCGTGCTGCTCGCCCGCGCCTCGGAGGAGGAACAGGACCCCGCCGAGCACGCCCGCCTCGGCCTCGAACTGGCCGCCGTGCAGCTGATCATCGAACCCGAGGCCGGCGACCTGCGGATCGAGCGGCTGATCCGGACCCCGGGCACCCCCGCCGCGGTACGCCTGTACGCCGCCGACCTCGGCCTCACCGCCGGCGGCAGCGAGACGGTGAGCCGATCGCTCGCGGACGCGCTGACGGTCACCTCCGGGACCGAACGGGACGATCTGCTCGCGCTCTTCTGGGCCGCCGACCCGACCGGTCAGCACCACGGCGACCGCGCCCTCTCCCTGCCCACGGTGCCGCCCCTGCCGCAGTCTCCGGCGACGCCCGCCCAGGCCGCCGTGCGCGCCTGGCAACTCGCGCTGTACGGCGAGAGCCTCCACGAGGTCAGGAGCCTGGCACAGGTCGCCCTGGCGCACGACCGGGGGCCGGACGGCCCGCTCGTCCAGCCCGTCCTCGCGGCCTGCAAGGCCCTGTGCCTCACCGACCGGCTGGACGACGCCGAGTTCGCACTGAACCGGCTGCTCGGGGCGCTCGGCGGCAGCCGGCGCCGACTGGCCGCCCCCCAGATCCTGGCGCTGCGCGGCGAACTCAACGTACGCCGGGGCCGGTTCGCCCAGGCGGAGCGGGACCTGGAGGCCGCCGAACGTGGGGCGCGCGAGCTCGGCAGATCCGCCGCCCTGCTGCCCCATCTGTACGGCATCCGCACCGTCGTGGACGTGGAGAGCGGCCGCGAGGAGTCGGCACGCGAACGCGCCGCGACACCCCTGCCCGCCGCCGCCGAGGACAGCGAGCACTGGCCCCGCCTGCTGTTCGCACGCGGAGTGGTCGCCCTGCGCCGCGGGGACCCCCGAGCGGCGCGCGACCAGCTCCAGGAGTGCGGCCGACGGCTGCTGAGCCGCCATCATCTCAACCCCGCCCTGGTTCCCTGGCGTTCACTGACGGCCCTGGCCTGCCACACCATGGGCGAGCCGGCCGAGGCCCGCCGCCTGACCGAACAGGAGCTGGCACTCGCCCGGCGCTGGGGCGCGGGCAGCACCGTCGCCTGGGCCAAGCTGAGCGCGGTGCTGACGGCCGGGCGGGAGGACCGGCTCACGGGCATCCGCTCGGCCATGGGCACGGTGCGCTCCGCGCCGACCGGCCCCGAGTACGCCCGAGTCCTGGCGGAATACGCGGCCCTGGAGATGACGGAGAGCGGCGGCGACCGGCGCACGGCCGCCGTGTCGCTCGCCGAACTGAGCGCCCTGACCGTCGCCCACCCGGACGCCCCCATGGCGGTCCGGGCCCGCGCGCTGGCCCGAGCGGCCACCGGCACCGTGTCGGTCCCGGGCTGGGACGCCCTCTCGGCCGCCGAGCAGCAGTCCGCGCTCCTCGCCGGCCGTGGCCGCAGCAACCGGGACATCGCCGCACTGCTGCAGATATCGAGCCGTGCGGTCGAACTCCGGCTCGCCCGCGTCTACCGCAAGCTGCGCCTCGACGGGCGCCGGGAACTGCGGGAACTGGTCCGCGCGATGGAAGGACACTGA